A window of Mytilus edulis chromosome 10, xbMytEdul2.2, whole genome shotgun sequence contains these coding sequences:
- the LOC139493123 gene encoding beta-1,4-galactosyltransferase galt-1-like yields MKRNKNTYFYMVTISGLYFLMILLLHSRLQVEICLSQTGNQKYQIRNNSVNNLAVDNVLTLTRLQTEVLTIAPCHLSSETTQFSFQTIAENLFYVYTAYLDKRMNTTYVRIMSILLRGKKDNINVFCSFKGDNLIKVAANKYEMCENHNKKFGGWIMSCPIPENIPDPCDVTVSYTLNTEASTKGNNVTLNIIPLESQNTKVQYTVCIPPLFGSVNSSRLIEFMEFTKYLGAEKFIFYTHGIQDEKSKIALEHYSNESLVTVIPWKLPDSIQEGHIWYHGQLIAHNDCLYRSMSLTDKLAIQDIDELIVPHDSTVFWDQSLTPLLSGNVKGLGIHSAFFDTSLKGDVLAISSIKRTKNFSRFRTKVLVKPSAIFEVGIHHVSKPLLEEYKIISPPTSKVLLHHYRSCLSNYGMNCKDWVLDQTIKVKYGHVRNKILHVKSTVDTLSHLSAQMVNTTKNKLFS; encoded by the coding sequence atgaaaagaaataaaaacacgTATTTCTACATGGTGACAATTTCTGGGTTATACTTTCTGATGATTTTATTGTTACATAGCCGATTACAAGTAGAAATATGTCTGTCTCAAACAGGGAACCAGAAATACCAGATTCGTAATAATTCCGTCAATAATCTAGCAGTGGATAACGTTCTAACTTTGACAAGATTACAAACAGAGGTACTCACCATAGCACCTTGTCATCTCTCATCGGAAACTACACAATTTTCTTTCCAAACTATCGCTGAAAATTTATTTTATGTCTACACAGCTTACTTGGACAAAAGAATGAATACTACGTATGTTAGGATTATGTCAATTCTATTGAGAGGCAAGAAAGATAATATCAATGTCTTTTGCTCtttcaagggagataacttaATTAAAGTTGCTGCCAATAAATATGAAATGTGTGAAAATCACAATAAAAAATTTGGAGGTTGGATAATGTCTTGTCCGATTCCTGAGAATATCCCTGATCCTTGTGATGTAACTGTAAGTTATACATTGAATACAGAAGCATCTACCAAGGGAAACAATGTAACATTAAATATAATACCATTAGAGTCACAAAACACCAAAGTCCAATACACTGTATGTATACCACCATTGTTTGGTAGTGTTAATTCTTCAAGGTTAATAGAATTCATGGAATTTACTAAATATTTAGGTGCTGAAAAATTTATATTCTATACTCATGGCATTCAAGACGAGAAAAGTAAGATAGCTTTAGAACATTATTCCAATGAAAGTCTGGTAACAGTGATACCATGGAAACTACCGGACTCGATACAGGAAGGACATATCTGGTACCATGGACAGCTGATAGCTCACAATGATTGCCTGTATAGGTCAATGAGTCTAACAGATAAGTTAGCTATACAGGACATTGATGAATTGATTGTACCTCATGATAGTACCGTCTTTTGGGACCAGTCTTTGACACCTCTCCTGTCTGGAAACGTCAAAGGACTTGGCATACATAGTGCATTTTTCGACACATCTTTAAAAGGTGATGTTTTAGCCATAAGCAGTATTAAACGAACTAAGAATTTCAGTCGTTTCCGAACCAAGGTGCTAGTTAAACCGTCTGCCATATTTGAAGTAGGAATACACCATGTCAGTAAACCGTTATTAGAAGAGTATAAAATAATAAGTCCTCCGACATCTAAAGTTTTATTACACCATTACAGGTCGTGTCTGTCTAACTATGGTATGAACTGTAAAGACTGGGTTCTGGACCAGACCATTAAAGTTAAATACGGTCATGTTAGAAATAAGATATTACATGTTAAATCTACTGTTGATACTTTATCACACCTTAGTGCTCAAATGGTTAATACtaccaaaaataaattattttcttgA